A single genomic interval of Chryseobacterium paludis harbors:
- a CDS encoding saccharopine dehydrogenase family protein: MQSNILIIGGNGMVGKTIARIFKSRNPQHPIFIGGRKPGKTDHDLVIDVTKPDTFQTILDKKIHLIILSVNDKEDYILRFAIENNIDYLDITKPTPDLMRAYDFARTQPVKSRIVFSSGWMGGIVGGLVNTFSNAVDAVQLFVYYSVKDLAGESSAHFMAENVSKPFSMYKNNKPVSVKHFLNSEPFTYSFGIGKRTAYNFDVPDLYILNKIEKIPDVSVKMTYNSKFITWLLGAFQQIRIFNILSLKERKMIFGSSGKGDQSVFDIVITSKNGSKTISLKSAKGQAELTALSAVLHTEELLNSRHENKVYFSHQLHKPEVLLDSLNSYESINIQTRE; encoded by the coding sequence ATGCAGTCAAACATTTTAATTATCGGTGGAAATGGGATGGTCGGTAAAACTATTGCCCGAATTTTTAAATCAAGAAACCCTCAACACCCTATTTTTATTGGGGGTCGTAAGCCAGGAAAAACAGATCATGACTTAGTTATTGATGTGACAAAACCAGATACCTTTCAAACTATTCTGGATAAAAAGATTCACCTGATTATTCTGTCCGTAAATGATAAAGAAGATTATATTCTTCGTTTTGCCATTGAAAACAATATCGATTATCTGGATATCACTAAGCCTACGCCAGATTTAATGCGTGCTTATGATTTCGCTAGAACACAACCGGTGAAAAGCAGAATTGTTTTCAGCTCTGGTTGGATGGGAGGTATTGTTGGTGGATTGGTCAATACATTTTCAAATGCGGTTGATGCAGTACAGCTTTTTGTCTATTATTCCGTAAAAGATCTGGCAGGGGAAAGTTCAGCACATTTTATGGCGGAAAATGTTTCTAAACCCTTTTCGATGTACAAGAATAACAAACCTGTTTCCGTAAAACATTTTTTAAATTCTGAACCATTTACTTATTCCTTTGGAATAGGAAAAAGAACAGCTTACAATTTTGATGTACCGGATTTATATATTTTAAATAAAATTGAAAAGATTCCTGACGTAAGTGTAAAAATGACCTATAATTCAAAATTCATAACCTGGTTGTTAGGTGCTTTTCAACAAATAAGAATTTTTAATATTTTATCTTTAAAAGAACGGAAAATGATCTTTGGTTCCAGTGGCAAAGGAGATCAGTCTGTTTTTGATATTGTGATCACAAGTAAAAACGGCAGTAAGACAATCAGTCTGAAAAGTGCGAAAGGACAGGCTGAACTGACGGCTTTATCTGCAGTTTTACATACTGAAGAATTACTAAACAGCCGCCATGAGAATAAAGTTTATTTTAGTCATCAGCTGCACAAACCTGAAGTATTATTAGACTCATTAAATTCTTACGAAAGCATCAATATACAAACAAGAGAATGA
- a CDS encoding aminopeptidase P family protein, translating into MTSKEKVAALREEMQKNNVDAFIVYSADPHMSEYLPKEWQERAWLSGFLGSAGFVVVTKDKAGLWTDGRYFTQAAIELEGSGIDLFKDGVEGTPNYIDWIISEIPASGKVAVNAVATSNANWELLSQKLSNKNISLVDAPLLKEVWKERGMPSKNPIYIQPVERAGKSVTDKLSAIRQKMEEQEVTVHIISSLDDVAWTLNLRGSDVESNPVFLGYIIITKNDAILFTDLEKLEVVSRRQLDDSFVKMMPYEEFYNHLKMVKNEKVLVSPNSNQSIFETLKADNQFLKAPVPGNLMKAQKNETELEGFRKVMVRDGVAMVKFLYWLTHNAGKEAMTEYSIGEKLLGFRAAGENFVGESFGSIVGYKDNGAIMHYSAKSEGSKEVTNDASILVDSGGQYLEGTTDITRTFALGTVSEDFKRNSTLVLQGMIRLSMVKFPKGTKGVHLDAIARLPLWMEGKDFNHGTGHGVGSFMNVHEGPHSIRKDLNPQDLLPGMVCSNEPGYYLEGDYGIRHENLIAVKESEKTGSGTFYEFETLTFCPFFKDTIVKEILSDKEITWLNQYHQTCQQKLSPYLEGDVKEWFLQLVSPL; encoded by the coding sequence ATGACTTCAAAGGAAAAAGTAGCTGCGCTTCGTGAAGAAATGCAGAAAAATAATGTTGATGCATTTATAGTATATTCTGCAGATCCGCATATGAGCGAGTATTTACCGAAAGAATGGCAGGAAAGAGCTTGGCTTTCCGGATTTTTAGGATCAGCAGGTTTTGTGGTTGTCACAAAAGATAAAGCCGGACTTTGGACTGACGGAAGATATTTTACCCAGGCTGCCATAGAGCTGGAAGGCTCTGGGATTGATCTTTTTAAAGATGGAGTTGAAGGAACTCCCAACTATATCGATTGGATTATTTCCGAAATTCCTGCAAGCGGGAAAGTAGCCGTTAATGCAGTAGCAACATCCAATGCCAACTGGGAATTACTTTCTCAAAAACTAAGCAACAAAAATATAAGTTTGGTAGATGCTCCTTTGCTGAAAGAAGTTTGGAAGGAAAGAGGAATGCCATCAAAAAATCCAATATATATCCAGCCCGTAGAAAGAGCGGGGAAATCTGTAACTGATAAGCTTTCTGCTATCCGTCAGAAAATGGAAGAACAGGAAGTAACAGTTCATATCATTTCAAGTCTTGATGATGTAGCATGGACCCTTAACTTAAGAGGGAGTGATGTAGAAAGTAATCCTGTATTTTTAGGATATATCATTATCACAAAGAATGATGCGATTTTGTTTACAGATCTTGAAAAATTAGAGGTGGTTTCAAGAAGACAACTTGATGATTCTTTTGTAAAAATGATGCCTTATGAGGAGTTTTATAATCATTTAAAAATGGTTAAAAATGAAAAAGTCCTAGTTTCTCCAAACAGCAATCAGTCTATTTTTGAGACCTTAAAAGCAGATAATCAGTTTTTAAAAGCTCCGGTTCCCGGGAACTTAATGAAAGCTCAGAAAAATGAAACTGAATTGGAGGGTTTCAGAAAGGTGATGGTGAGAGATGGAGTAGCTATGGTAAAATTCCTTTACTGGCTTACTCATAATGCTGGAAAAGAAGCCATGACAGAATATTCTATTGGTGAGAAACTATTAGGATTCCGTGCAGCAGGAGAAAATTTTGTGGGTGAAAGTTTCGGAAGTATTGTTGGATACAAAGACAATGGTGCTATTATGCACTATTCAGCAAAAAGTGAAGGCAGTAAAGAAGTAACCAATGACGCGAGCATCCTGGTAGATTCAGGAGGTCAGTATTTAGAAGGAACGACCGATATCACAAGAACTTTTGCATTGGGAACAGTTTCTGAGGATTTTAAAAGAAACTCTACTTTGGTATTGCAGGGAATGATCCGTTTATCAATGGTAAAATTTCCAAAGGGAACGAAGGGAGTTCATCTGGATGCTATTGCAAGACTTCCGTTATGGATGGAAGGGAAAGACTTTAACCATGGAACAGGTCATGGAGTAGGAAGCTTTATGAATGTGCATGAAGGGCCTCATAGTATCAGAAAAGATCTGAATCCACAGGATCTTCTTCCCGGAATGGTTTGTTCTAACGAACCTGGATACTATCTGGAAGGAGATTACGGAATTCGTCATGAAAACCTTATCGCTGTAAAAGAATCAGAAAAAACAGGTTCAGGAACTTTCTATGAATTTGAAACACTTACATTCTGTCCTTTCTTTAAAGATACGATTGTAAAAGAAATTCTTTCTGACAAAGAAATAACGTGGTTAAATCAATATCACCAAACTTGTCAACAAAAATTGTCTCCATATTTAGAAGGTGACGTTAAAGAATGGTTCTTACAACTGGTAAGTCCACTGTAA
- a CDS encoding urea transporter: MNKFFEKFPFIDHVLKGIGQIMLQENRWTGLLFLVGIFMGSWQGGVAVLLSTAAGTFTAMKLRYPQSEINAGLYGFSAALVGVALSFVFQTTLLIWFLIAVGGALATIIQHFFIQKKIPVFTFPFIIVTWISICLLHHFTQIPPSEMMTAKIEPVDYDDFLTCTNGFGEVIFQGGILSGIIFFVAVFINSPAAALYGLAGSVLGAYISHINGEPIDKIHMGLFGFNAVLSAIAFSGFKKADGLWVLIAVFLTVVIDDLLIDYNVLNEVGGVLTFPFVVGTWITLLIRKIFIKKTKNN, translated from the coding sequence ATGAACAAATTTTTTGAGAAATTCCCTTTTATTGATCATGTATTAAAAGGAATCGGGCAGATCATGCTTCAGGAAAACAGATGGACAGGTTTGTTATTTCTGGTTGGAATTTTTATGGGAAGCTGGCAAGGCGGTGTAGCCGTTTTATTATCAACAGCTGCTGGTACATTTACAGCCATGAAGTTACGGTATCCCCAATCGGAAATTAATGCAGGGCTGTATGGGTTTAGTGCAGCTTTAGTGGGTGTTGCCCTGTCTTTTGTGTTTCAGACCACCTTATTGATATGGTTTCTTATTGCTGTAGGAGGTGCATTGGCTACTATCATTCAGCACTTTTTTATCCAAAAGAAGATTCCTGTATTTACATTTCCTTTTATCATCGTGACATGGATCAGTATTTGTCTGCTTCATCATTTCACACAGATTCCACCATCTGAGATGATGACTGCTAAAATAGAACCTGTTGATTATGATGATTTTTTAACCTGTACTAATGGATTTGGTGAGGTAATTTTTCAGGGAGGAATTCTTTCAGGGATTATTTTTTTTGTTGCTGTTTTTATTAATTCTCCTGCTGCTGCATTATATGGTTTGGCGGGATCAGTCCTTGGTGCCTATATCTCTCACATCAACGGAGAACCGATAGATAAAATTCATATGGGGTTATTTGGCTTCAACGCAGTTCTTTCTGCCATTGCTTTTTCGGGTTTTAAAAAAGCTGATGGTTTATGGGTGCTGATCGCTGTATTCCTTACTGTGGTAATAGATGATCTGTTAATTGATTATAATGTCCTTAATGAAGTAGGGGGAGTTCTTACATTTCCATTTGTGGTGGGAACATGGATCACTCTGCTGATCCGGAAAATTTTTATAAAAAAGACAAAAAATAATTAA
- a CDS encoding phosphatidate cytidylyltransferase, with protein MKKLTLYSIAIFSLLLLTSCEAIETIFKAGMWWGILLVVAVVVILLLIFSKGKNS; from the coding sequence ATGAAAAAGTTAACCTTATACAGTATTGCCATATTCAGTTTATTGTTACTAACAAGTTGTGAAGCCATTGAAACCATCTTTAAGGCTGGAATGTGGTGGGGAATCCTTTTGGTGGTGGCAGTTGTCGTTATTCTATTATTAATTTTTTCGAAGGGTAAAAACTCTTAA
- a CDS encoding DUF6526 family protein, with the protein MGKQNYKNHRKFYPPHHFIYLPLLLVLEGIGIYNIWNDPDNKLIWILFSIIIFLILYLAIMLRQHYALGNQNRIVRLEFRQRYFEIFNKRSDEVCEKLSFDQMAALRFAYDDEFKELLYKALNENISGDQIKRSIKNWKPDQHRI; encoded by the coding sequence ATGGGAAAGCAGAATTATAAAAATCATAGAAAATTCTATCCACCACATCATTTTATTTACCTTCCATTGTTATTGGTTTTAGAAGGTATTGGAATTTATAACATCTGGAATGATCCTGATAATAAATTGATCTGGATATTATTTTCAATTATTATTTTTCTTATTCTCTATTTAGCGATCATGCTAAGACAGCATTATGCATTGGGCAATCAAAACCGCATTGTGAGACTGGAATTCAGGCAGCGATACTTTGAGATCTTTAATAAAAGATCTGATGAAGTTTGTGAGAAATTAAGTTTTGATCAAATGGCTGCATTGAGATTTGCTTATGATGATGAGTTTAAAGAGCTTTTATATAAAGCATTAAACGAAAATATTTCCGGAGATCAGATTAAAAGATCTATTAAAAACTGGAAGCCTGATCAACATAGAATTTAG
- the ureG gene encoding urease accessory protein UreG gives MENRKYIKVGVAGPVGSGKTALLERLSRKMFGTYDLGVITNDIYTKEDAEFMAKNSLLPHERIIGVETGGCPHTAIREDASMNLEAVDELTARFPDIELVLIESGGDNLSATFSPDLADVTIFIIDVAEGEKIPRKGGPGITRSDLLIINKIDLAPHVGASLEVMERDARRMRNGSPFVFTNLKTDEGLDKVIGWIKKYALLEECEEPNLVR, from the coding sequence ATGGAAAATAGAAAGTATATAAAAGTAGGAGTGGCGGGTCCTGTAGGATCAGGAAAAACCGCATTACTGGAACGTTTGAGCAGAAAAATGTTTGGAACCTACGATCTTGGAGTGATCACTAATGATATTTATACCAAAGAAGATGCAGAATTTATGGCTAAAAACAGCCTTTTGCCTCACGAAAGAATTATCGGGGTAGAAACAGGAGGTTGCCCTCATACCGCTATCAGAGAAGATGCCAGTATGAATCTTGAAGCAGTAGATGAATTAACTGCCCGTTTTCCGGATATCGAATTGGTTCTAATAGAAAGTGGGGGGGATAACTTATCAGCAACCTTTAGTCCGGACCTTGCTGATGTTACTATTTTCATCATCGATGTAGCGGAAGGAGAAAAAATCCCAAGAAAAGGAGGACCTGGTATTACCCGCTCGGATCTTTTAATTATTAATAAAATTGATCTGGCACCACATGTTGGAGCAAGTCTGGAAGTAATGGAAAGGGATGCAAGAAGAATGAGAAACGGAAGTCCTTTTGTTTTTACCAATCTTAAAACCGATGAAGGATTGGATAAAGTGATTGGCTGGATCAAAAAATATGCATTGCTGGAAGAATGTGAAGAACCGAATCTTGTACGATAG
- a CDS encoding helix-turn-helix domain-containing protein, whose product MEVLSNFQYKKLFLPNITEKILANNADIQLYRLENYLKGILMPVIPYRTTFNFIIFITNGHIKQYLENKEYQAEKGGVIFIKQGTITATIELSDDAEGFFLAYENSILSEQELPKHKTSIFFMTPFLKLDTLTYGTITQLLPIMEQELWLNNFNVNEVVITMLHLILVKMLSTDLESHHKLATRSMEISLQFRDLLFKYHVGEKRVAFYADKLSVTENYLNKCVKNVTQKSPKTWINEIDINYSKALLHSSKDIAEIAYELNFHTASHFTQLFKKITGITPKEYRVQFLHKEKL is encoded by the coding sequence ATGGAGGTATTATCCAATTTTCAGTATAAAAAACTTTTTCTCCCTAATATTACCGAGAAAATATTAGCTAACAATGCGGATATACAGCTTTACCGGCTTGAGAATTATCTTAAAGGGATTCTGATGCCGGTAATCCCATACCGGACGACCTTTAATTTCATTATATTCATTACCAATGGTCATATCAAACAATATCTTGAAAATAAAGAATATCAGGCTGAAAAAGGAGGTGTTATTTTTATTAAGCAGGGAACAATTACGGCAACCATAGAATTGTCAGATGATGCAGAAGGTTTTTTCCTTGCGTATGAAAACAGTATTTTATCCGAACAGGAGCTTCCCAAACATAAAACCAGTATTTTTTTCATGACGCCTTTTCTGAAATTAGATACGCTGACTTACGGAACTATCACCCAGCTTCTCCCTATCATGGAACAGGAATTATGGCTGAATAATTTCAATGTGAATGAAGTCGTCATCACGATGTTACACCTTATTCTCGTTAAAATGCTGAGTACGGATTTGGAGAGTCATCACAAACTTGCCACCCGCTCTATGGAAATTTCATTGCAGTTCCGGGATCTTTTGTTTAAATATCATGTAGGGGAAAAGAGAGTGGCTTTTTATGCCGATAAACTGTCGGTGACAGAAAACTATCTTAATAAGTGTGTGAAAAATGTAACTCAGAAATCTCCAAAAACATGGATCAATGAGATTGATATCAATTACAGCAAAGCACTGTTGCATTCCAGTAAAGATATTGCAGAAATAGCCTATGAGCTTAATTTTCATACCGCTTCGCATTTCACCCAATTATTTAAAAAAATAACAGGAATTACCCCAAAAGAATACCGGGTTCAGTTTTTACACAAAGAAAAATTGTGA
- a CDS encoding TonB-dependent receptor, translating into MKVTKVMIVLLAMLVNVKVAAQEAGSQKQLLIKDFDDHFPISEALIAFDHGNNHTHSGADGSVKLNVASFPDTLLISHKGYDDVKWVISNDDEKNKVVFMQHKPFQISEVAINHSSFLSAITKVDLNKFPVNSAQDLLRKVPGLFIAQHAGGGKAEQLFLRGFDSDHGTDVSVNVDGMPVNMVSHAHGQGYSDLHFVIPETVNNIDFGKGAYYMDRGDFNTSGYVDFKTYDRLANSMIKLEGGSFNSKRILGMFNILNDAAGRKSAYLAAEYNYTDGPFDVKQNFNRVNIFGKYNQWLTDKDYFNIQFSTFNSSWNASGQIPERAVNEGIIGRWGSIDPTEGGSTSRTNLQMNYKHIISPSEQIDAMAWYSKYDFNLYSDFTFYLKDKDHGDEIQQTDGRNIYGSEIKYTKNFSLPNGTLDWISGVGFRNDDINTLQLNHVYHRDLLLDRLSNVNGTETNLHAYTGLVWKTGKWTINPGLRIDHFIFNMHNLLDPEQLPSGQSSEGTRLSPKLNFSYAASDNVMWFLKTGMGFHSNDMRVVIEQQGQKTLPYSVGGDFELRLHPFKSLIITPTVWYLFLQQEFVYVGDDAVVEPSGKSQRLGADLGIRFQPLENFYLNADVNYAHARFTEEEKGKDYVPLAPVITSTGSVNWDFLHGFSLGIQYRYLGARPAVEDNSIRTKAYFVNDLMLSYNQAKWGANIQVNNLFNVKWNEAQFATETQLKNETESTTDLTYTPGSPFGLKVGVYYKF; encoded by the coding sequence ATGAAAGTAACAAAAGTAATGATCGTCCTTTTGGCGATGTTGGTGAATGTAAAAGTAGCAGCACAAGAGGCAGGATCACAAAAACAATTGTTAATTAAAGACTTTGATGATCATTTTCCTATTTCAGAAGCTTTAATAGCATTTGACCATGGAAACAATCATACACATTCAGGAGCCGATGGATCGGTGAAATTAAATGTTGCTTCCTTTCCTGATACTCTCTTGATCAGCCATAAAGGATATGATGACGTAAAGTGGGTGATCAGTAATGATGATGAAAAGAATAAAGTTGTTTTTATGCAGCATAAACCTTTTCAGATTTCAGAAGTGGCGATTAATCACAGCTCATTTTTGTCTGCGATTACCAAAGTAGATCTTAATAAATTTCCGGTTAATTCCGCACAGGATCTACTTCGTAAAGTACCTGGGCTCTTTATCGCTCAGCATGCAGGAGGTGGAAAGGCAGAACAGCTTTTCCTTAGAGGGTTCGATTCAGATCATGGGACAGATGTAAGCGTAAATGTTGACGGAATGCCAGTGAATATGGTGTCTCATGCCCATGGACAGGGCTATTCTGATTTGCATTTTGTGATTCCTGAAACGGTAAATAACATCGATTTTGGAAAAGGAGCTTATTATATGGATCGTGGAGATTTTAATACTTCAGGGTATGTAGATTTTAAAACCTACGACCGTTTAGCCAACAGTATGATTAAATTAGAGGGTGGATCTTTTAACAGTAAAAGGATTTTAGGAATGTTTAATATTCTTAATGATGCTGCCGGAAGAAAGAGTGCTTATTTAGCCGCAGAATATAATTATACAGATGGTCCTTTCGATGTAAAACAAAACTTCAACAGGGTCAATATTTTTGGTAAATACAATCAATGGTTAACAGATAAGGATTATTTTAATATTCAGTTTTCTACGTTTAATTCTTCATGGAATGCATCAGGACAAATTCCTGAGCGTGCGGTAAATGAGGGGATCATCGGCAGATGGGGAAGTATTGATCCTACAGAAGGCGGAAGTACTTCCAGAACCAACCTTCAGATGAATTACAAGCATATCATCTCACCGTCTGAACAGATTGATGCAATGGCCTGGTATTCTAAATATGATTTTAACCTCTATTCAGATTTTACTTTTTATTTAAAAGATAAGGATCATGGAGATGAAATTCAGCAGACAGACGGAAGAAATATCTACGGTTCAGAAATAAAGTATACCAAGAATTTTTCATTACCAAATGGAACTTTAGATTGGATATCAGGAGTGGGATTCAGAAATGATGATATCAATACCCTTCAGCTGAATCATGTCTATCACAGGGATTTGCTTTTAGACCGATTATCTAACGTTAATGGAACGGAAACCAATCTTCACGCCTATACTGGATTGGTTTGGAAAACGGGAAAATGGACGATTAATCCTGGATTAAGGATAGATCATTTTATCTTTAATATGCATAACCTGTTGGATCCGGAACAATTGCCTTCCGGCCAGTCTTCAGAAGGAACACGGTTAAGTCCGAAACTTAATTTTTCTTATGCAGCCAGTGATAATGTGATGTGGTTTTTAAAAACCGGAATGGGATTTCATTCTAATGATATGAGGGTTGTAATCGAGCAACAGGGACAGAAGACGCTTCCTTATTCGGTCGGTGGAGATTTCGAATTACGTTTGCATCCTTTTAAATCATTGATCATTACCCCTACAGTATGGTATTTATTCTTACAGCAGGAATTTGTATATGTGGGAGATGATGCGGTAGTAGAACCTTCGGGTAAATCTCAGCGTCTTGGAGCCGATTTGGGAATTCGTTTTCAGCCATTGGAAAATTTCTATCTGAATGCGGATGTCAATTATGCACACGCGAGATTTACTGAAGAAGAAAAGGGGAAGGATTATGTGCCTTTAGCTCCGGTTATTACCAGTACAGGTTCTGTGAATTGGGACTTTTTACACGGTTTCTCATTAGGGATTCAGTACCGTTATCTGGGAGCAAGACCTGCCGTTGAAGATAACAGTATACGAACAAAAGCATATTTTGTTAATGATCTGATGCTTTCGTATAATCAGGCAAAATGGGGTGCTAATATTCAGGTAAACAATCTTTTCAATGTAAAATGGAACGAAGCACAGTTTGCAACTGAGACCCAATTGAAAAACGAAACGGAATCGACTACTGATCTTACGTACACCCCTGGAAGTCCTTTTGGGCTGAAAGTAGGGGTTTATTATAAGTTTTAA
- a CDS encoding Crp/Fnr family transcriptional regulator translates to MIKDYFQSFNIFSEKEIESFLQLFEARKLNKNDYFVQEGDQCKEIAFIESGIFRSYYTSSEGKDNTYCFRFPNGFIASYSSFISGNPGVETMQAISEAHLQVLRKEKIEKLVNGNPKWILFLKMIAEQEYLELEKRFFQLQRDNATQRYLSLLQNQPNYIQDIPLQYLASYLGITQRHLSRIRKEITF, encoded by the coding sequence ATGATAAAGGACTACTTCCAAAGTTTTAATATATTTTCTGAAAAAGAAATTGAAAGCTTTTTGCAACTTTTTGAAGCAAGAAAATTAAATAAGAATGATTATTTTGTACAGGAAGGAGATCAATGTAAAGAGATAGCCTTTATAGAATCCGGTATTTTCAGATCCTATTATACTTCAAGTGAAGGAAAAGATAACACCTATTGTTTTAGATTTCCCAATGGATTTATTGCCTCTTATTCTTCATTTATTTCTGGAAATCCCGGTGTTGAAACCATGCAGGCGATTTCAGAAGCTCATCTTCAGGTCTTAAGAAAAGAGAAAATTGAAAAATTAGTGAATGGAAATCCTAAGTGGATCCTATTTTTAAAAATGATTGCAGAGCAGGAATACCTCGAACTTGAAAAGCGGTTTTTTCAATTACAGAGGGATAATGCTACTCAAAGATATCTTTCCCTATTACAGAATCAGCCCAATTATATCCAGGATATTCCCTTGCAATATCTGGCTTCTTATTTAGGAATTACCCAAAGACATTTAAGCCGTATCCGAAAGGAAATTACTTTTTAG
- a CDS encoding urease accessory protein UreD: MNSRLELAAGYKEGKSYVKDLYVSLPFRVVSVGQRKNDNKLYQMIMSSSPGILDGDRYHLEITLEKGASLQLQSQSYQRLFNMEDKAVQLLNVSMEDHTSFAYVPHPIVPHESSNFKSEAQIHIGKNSQIIISEIITCGRKHYGEVFKLKRFQNLMEIYHENKLMIKDNVLIQPELIPINGIGNLEQFTHQGTLIFYSTKDNVDKEALIESILATSEANNKDMEIGISAMENNGFIIRALGNGGELMYNFFLYVQEKLWSLP, encoded by the coding sequence ATGAATAGCCGTTTAGAATTGGCTGCCGGATATAAGGAGGGGAAATCTTATGTGAAAGATCTTTATGTCTCCCTTCCGTTCAGAGTGGTATCTGTAGGGCAGCGTAAGAATGACAACAAACTCTATCAGATGATCATGAGTTCTTCGCCAGGAATTCTGGATGGAGACCGTTATCATTTGGAAATCACACTGGAAAAAGGAGCCTCATTGCAATTGCAATCACAGTCATACCAAAGATTATTCAATATGGAAGATAAGGCTGTCCAGCTTTTAAATGTTTCCATGGAGGATCATACTTCCTTCGCATATGTTCCGCATCCGATCGTTCCTCATGAAAGTTCAAATTTTAAAAGTGAAGCACAGATTCATATTGGAAAGAACAGTCAGATCATTATCAGTGAAATTATCACCTGTGGAAGAAAGCATTACGGAGAAGTATTCAAGCTGAAACGATTTCAGAATCTGATGGAAATCTATCATGAAAATAAACTTATGATCAAAGATAATGTGCTTATTCAGCCGGAGCTTATTCCAATCAATGGGATTGGTAATCTCGAGCAGTTTACCCATCAGGGAACTTTGATCTTTTACAGTACAAAGGATAATGTGGATAAAGAAGCTTTAATTGAATCTATTTTAGCAACAAGCGAAGCAAACAATAAGGATATGGAAATTGGGATTTCGGCAATGGAAAATAATGGGTTTATCATCAGAGCCCTTGGAAATGGAGGGGAATTGATGTATAACTTTTTTCTTTATGTACAGGAAAAGCTTTGGAGCTTACCATAA
- a CDS encoding DNA topoisomerase IB, which yields MDNDDFELISHLRPSKIVKIMKDPVASAKAVNLIYTSDTETAGIIRKRKGKKYSYFKDGEKVKDQDEITRINKLVIPPAWENVWICALDNGHLQATGFDIKKRKQYKYHSLWSALRNHTKFYRMLQFGYALPEIRLQVEKDLALRNFEKRKILALIVSLMQRTNIRIGNNAYEKLYGSFGLTTLKDKHVKINGQKMTFSFKGKKGVMHNVDLKSKRLSRLVQKCKDIPGKELFQFYDDEGNRHSIDSGMVNDYIKEISGEDFTAKDFRTWSGTVSALIAFKEIGYAESNTEYKKKVKEALDIVASHLGNTSTVCRKYYVHPLVINLYENNTIKKYLDELEDIEVNDGKADLTQEEKLVLKILENEKM from the coding sequence ATGGATAATGACGATTTTGAATTGATCTCCCATCTTAGGCCTTCTAAGATTGTAAAGATTATGAAAGATCCGGTAGCTTCTGCAAAAGCAGTGAATCTTATTTACACTTCTGATACAGAAACTGCCGGAATTATTCGCAAAAGAAAGGGTAAGAAATATTCATATTTTAAAGATGGTGAAAAGGTTAAAGATCAGGATGAAATTACCAGGATCAATAAACTGGTCATTCCTCCGGCGTGGGAAAATGTATGGATCTGTGCCTTGGACAATGGTCACCTTCAGGCAACTGGATTTGACATAAAAAAAAGAAAACAGTATAAATACCATTCTCTTTGGAGCGCCTTAAGAAATCACACCAAATTTTACAGAATGCTTCAATTTGGGTATGCTCTACCTGAAATTCGCCTGCAGGTGGAAAAGGATCTTGCTTTAAGGAATTTCGAAAAAAGAAAAATCCTTGCGCTGATCGTCAGCCTCATGCAACGTACCAATATCCGTATCGGAAATAATGCTTATGAAAAACTGTATGGATCTTTTGGACTGACTACTTTAAAAGATAAACATGTAAAGATAAACGGACAAAAAATGACCTTTTCCTTTAAAGGAAAGAAAGGGGTTATGCACAATGTGGATCTTAAAAGCAAAAGACTGTCCAGACTCGTTCAGAAATGTAAAGATATTCCGGGAAAGGAACTTTTCCAGTTTTATGATGATGAAGGAAACAGACATTCTATCGACTCCGGAATGGTAAATGATTATATCAAAGAGATCAGTGGTGAAGATTTTACCGCTAAAGATTTCAGAACCTGGTCAGGTACTGTGAGTGCTTTAATTGCCTTTAAGGAAATAGGATATGCTGAAAGTAATACAGAATATAAAAAGAAAGTAAAAGAAGCTCTTGATATCGTAGCCTCACATCTTGGCAATACCAGTACAGTATGTAGAAAATATTATGTTCATCCTCTGGTCATTAATCTTTACGAAAATAATACGATTAAAAAATACCTTGACGAATTGGAAGATATAGAAGTGAATGATGGCAAAGCTGATCTCACTCAGGAGGAAAAACTGGTTTTAAAAATTCTCGAGAACGAAAAAATGTAA